From a region of the Armatimonadota bacterium genome:
- a CDS encoding caspase family protein, whose product MIVICLLLAAAGLTSPTIQADDGPTMSLMVQTGHSGGFYSIDVSPDGSQYATAGKDSVVRIWESRTGRQLFALAGHTDYHLSAITSVRYSGDGRSIVSCSDMEVIVWSATTGERLLTLEWDVTEEATWAELSRDGTIVVTGGSLGATRFWNRTTGALLDEVNYAANDGAVSPDGSMLANAGTGGIVRILNTESRSQVNALHCGNEVNSVVFSPDGSMIVIAGELNRTMSKPAIVRAWATANWKLLYTIEDPLRSFDKIAFAPDSSKFATTSSATDVVRVWDSASGRLLDQIDSQLEYVWDVDFALDGTLLSVGTRAPFASYNYLSTGFGRIQASRVSRQRSLSISEDGSFFITGSGGVHVWNADFSYRTLQYAEDCQSVAVSLDGTFIATGDDRGVVRIRDAETGSLIQTMDLVALEDSILSESDYRTHEDRRNVNHVEFSSEGSRFLASMCSVVHVWTRQRGGQQYEYDAEISRQQRIISDEYFDDPHFSPDGSIIMNQGFYLTSYDFSTGDLVNWEHLEAATARQYSPDGSRVVTGYWNGEVQTWNAETKSGPIKNFLGHTDSVYSAVYSHDGSKILTSSSDNTARVWDAETGSSLAVLSGHSRVVLQAFFTQDDSHIVTLSLDNTIRVWKTETGEEVCALVSFEGGGWAVTTPDGRYDLSNTGNTDDLYWVYTDSGRGILESIDLDQLKDEYYTPGLFAQVVGYREAERALPIPIQERALKLFPSTTVERNGDIVTVTARNRGGGIGAVEVFLNGKSVLRKRPNNPSKDEFTFIIDTSEKRYSRLLIPEWDLAEGVTNNIRAEAYNYDAEAVGNKQYWSSRSKPVNVPPPPVTTAHKPKVYILAAGVSDYVGNGMDLKFAAKDARDFADATTAAAVAWVGEENVETHLLVSDEIEDGAKPATKENIKAAFEKISETARLTDIFIVFLSGHGVSAGSASDEYYYLTADAADANLQLLSADVARKTITGAELSAWMLDVPAAKQALVLDTCPAGAVASLSEDKSVTGDLKRSWERLKDRGGVFVLAGCAANSVSYEASVYGQGLLTYSLLEGLKRDDGILRTDGETKFIDLFAWFSYAEDRVPQLTREAGIGGVQKPELKSVKYGARTFDVGVMNDVVRAKVRLEEPRPVVLPSLPFPDENDRRLNDTLGLAKAINALDKSSGTRGGNPGVSVWKVDEHPGAYVVGGKYSLLNGTLTVTVFVDRWSDPLEGALEPSPIEEFVLVTDETDVVKVAEEIWNKAAVIIAEDHAKPRRAGETNMKPAMNAVHVTTTPLPIRMSMRALPLLCLSRLGIGRAPRIARSSRNVLLAHGFNAPRAA is encoded by the coding sequence ATGATAGTGATTTGTTTGCTCTTGGCCGCGGCTGGTCTCACTTCACCGACTATCCAGGCAGATGATGGACCAACTATGTCGCTGATGGTGCAGACCGGACACAGCGGCGGTTTCTATAGTATTGACGTGTCTCCAGACGGCTCGCAGTACGCAACGGCTGGTAAAGATAGTGTCGTTCGAATTTGGGAGAGCAGAACTGGACGCCAGCTGTTCGCACTTGCTGGCCATACGGATTATCATCTATCAGCGATCACCTCGGTCCGGTACTCAGGTGACGGACGGTCGATCGTTTCTTGTTCTGACATGGAAGTTATAGTTTGGTCCGCAACGACAGGCGAAAGATTGTTGACGTTGGAGTGGGACGTGACAGAAGAAGCCACATGGGCTGAGCTATCGCGAGACGGCACGATCGTTGTTACCGGCGGCAGCTTAGGTGCGACTCGGTTCTGGAATCGAACGACTGGCGCCCTATTGGACGAAGTCAACTACGCTGCAAACGACGGAGCAGTTTCCCCTGACGGATCGATGCTCGCCAACGCTGGCACTGGCGGAATCGTACGCATCTTGAACACGGAAAGCAGGAGCCAAGTCAATGCTTTGCACTGCGGAAACGAGGTCAATTCCGTAGTGTTCTCTCCGGACGGTTCGATGATCGTCATTGCTGGCGAACTAAACCGAACAATGTCTAAACCTGCGATCGTGCGCGCTTGGGCCACAGCGAATTGGAAGCTGCTGTACACCATTGAGGATCCGCTTCGCTCCTTCGATAAGATCGCCTTTGCACCGGACAGTTCAAAGTTCGCCACGACCTCGTCTGCGACTGACGTCGTGCGAGTCTGGGATTCAGCCTCGGGACGATTGCTAGACCAAATTGATTCTCAATTGGAATATGTCTGGGACGTTGACTTCGCCTTGGATGGAACTCTCCTGAGCGTCGGTACTAGGGCACCATTTGCATCTTACAACTACCTCTCGACAGGCTTTGGTAGAATCCAGGCAAGCCGAGTATCACGGCAGCGATCTCTAAGTATAAGTGAAGACGGTTCATTCTTCATCACTGGCAGCGGAGGCGTTCACGTGTGGAATGCCGATTTCTCCTACAGAACTTTGCAGTACGCCGAAGATTGCCAGTCTGTTGCAGTATCACTGGACGGCACTTTCATCGCAACCGGTGATGATCGGGGAGTCGTCAGAATTCGAGATGCAGAGACAGGCTCTCTGATCCAGACAATGGATCTTGTAGCTCTTGAGGACTCAATTCTGTCTGAATCAGATTACCGCACCCACGAAGACAGAAGGAACGTCAACCATGTCGAGTTTTCAAGCGAGGGCTCGCGATTTCTTGCTAGCATGTGCAGCGTCGTCCACGTCTGGACAAGGCAGAGGGGAGGGCAACAATACGAATATGACGCCGAGATTTCCAGGCAGCAACGAATAATCTCTGACGAGTATTTCGACGACCCCCATTTTTCTCCAGATGGTTCGATTATCATGAACCAGGGATTCTATCTCACATCCTACGATTTCTCCACTGGAGATCTGGTGAATTGGGAACACTTGGAAGCTGCGACCGCTCGCCAGTATTCTCCCGATGGCTCTAGAGTCGTTACAGGCTATTGGAATGGTGAAGTTCAAACTTGGAACGCAGAAACTAAAAGCGGCCCGATAAAGAATTTTCTTGGTCATACAGATTCCGTTTACTCGGCCGTCTACTCCCATGACGGCTCGAAGATTCTGACGTCTTCGAGCGACAATACCGCCCGAGTGTGGGACGCAGAGACTGGAAGTTCGCTTGCTGTACTGTCGGGGCATAGTAGAGTAGTTCTTCAAGCGTTCTTTACACAAGACGACTCGCATATTGTCACGCTCTCGCTAGACAACACGATCAGGGTCTGGAAGACCGAGACGGGAGAGGAGGTTTGCGCCCTCGTGTCGTTCGAAGGCGGAGGATGGGCCGTCACGACGCCTGACGGTCGGTACGACCTCAGCAACACCGGTAACACGGACGACCTGTACTGGGTTTACACCGACTCCGGGCGCGGCATCCTGGAATCTATCGACCTCGACCAGTTGAAGGACGAGTACTACACTCCAGGGCTGTTCGCTCAGGTCGTGGGGTACCGCGAAGCTGAAAGAGCCCTGCCCATCCCCATCCAAGAGCGCGCGCTCAAGCTGTTCCCATCGACGACGGTCGAAAGGAACGGCGACATCGTGACAGTGACCGCTCGCAATCGCGGCGGCGGAATCGGCGCGGTCGAGGTGTTCCTCAACGGAAAGAGCGTCTTGCGCAAACGGCCGAACAACCCCTCGAAAGACGAGTTCACCTTTATTATCGATACGAGCGAGAAGAGATACTCTCGGTTGCTCATTCCTGAGTGGGATCTTGCCGAAGGAGTCACGAACAACATCCGCGCAGAGGCGTACAACTACGACGCCGAAGCTGTCGGCAACAAGCAGTACTGGAGCAGCCGCTCCAAGCCGGTCAACGTGCCGCCCCCTCCCGTGACCACCGCGCACAAGCCCAAGGTGTACATACTGGCGGCCGGCGTGTCGGACTACGTCGGCAACGGGATGGATCTGAAGTTCGCCGCGAAGGACGCGCGGGACTTCGCAGACGCCACGACCGCAGCAGCAGTGGCATGGGTCGGCGAGGAGAACGTCGAGACGCACCTGCTCGTCAGCGACGAAATCGAGGACGGCGCAAAGCCCGCCACCAAAGAGAACATCAAAGCGGCGTTTGAGAAGATCAGCGAGACCGCCAGATTGACGGACATCTTCATCGTGTTCCTCTCGGGCCACGGCGTCAGCGCGGGCTCGGCGAGCGACGAGTACTACTATCTGACGGCGGACGCCGCCGACGCGAACCTGCAGCTCCTCTCGGCGGACGTCGCCCGCAAGACCATCACCGGCGCCGAGCTGAGCGCGTGGATGCTGGACGTGCCGGCGGCCAAGCAAGCCCTCGTGCTCGACACGTGCCCGGCGGGAGCGGTCGCATCCCTGAGCGAGGACAAGAGCGTGACGGGAGACCTCAAGCGCAGCTGGGAGCGGCTCAAGGACCGCGGGGGAGTGTTCGTGCTCGCCGGTTGCGCAGCAAACTCCGTCAGCTACGAGGCGAGCGTCTACGGCCAGGGGCTGCTCACCTACAGCCTGCTCGAAGGGCTCAAGAGGGACGACGGCATCTTGAGGACGGACGGCGAGACCAAGTTCATCGACCTGTTCGCCTGGTTCTCGTACGCCGAGGACCGCGTTCCCCAGCTCACGCGCGAGGCCGGCATCGGCGGAGTCCAGAAGCCCGAGCTGAAGTCGGTCAAGTACGGAGCGCGCACGTTCGACGTCGGAGTCATGAACGACGTCGTTCGCGCAAAGGTCCGTCTCGAAGAGCCGAGGCCTGTCGTGCTGCCTTCGCTCCCCTTCCCAGACGAGAACGACCGAAGGCTCAACGACACGCTCGGGTTGGCAAAGGCGATAAACGCACTCGATAAGAGCTCTGGAACACGAGGCGGAAATCCTGGCGTCTCGGTCTGGAAAGTGGACGAACATCCCGGCGCATACGTCGTCGGAGGCAAGTACTCTCTCTTAAATGGCACGCTGACGGTCACCGTCTTCGTTGACCGTTGGTCCGATCCACTAGAGGGAGCATTAGAGCCGTCACCGATAGAAGAGTTCGTCCTGGTCACCGATGAAACGGACGTCGTGAAGGTAGCTGAGGAAATCTGGAACAAGGCTGCGGTCATCATCGCTGAAGATCACGCGAAGCCTCGCCGCGCTGGTGAGACGAACATGAAGCCGGCGATGAACGCTGTGCACGTGACAACTACGCCTCTTCCTATACGAATGTCAATGCGTGCTTTGCCGCTACTTTGCCTCAGTCGTCTCGGGATTGGCCGAGCGCCGCGCATTGCGAGAAGTTCTCGCAACGTCCTCCTAGCCCACGGCTTCAACGCTCCACGAGCGGCGTAG
- a CDS encoding tetratricopeptide repeat protein, protein MMMRILPTLAAGIAVACASLSASGLFSVGSDLSQAVLVKGLIVESVEAGSTGEKAGIEVEDRLLEYDGKPLTSPAKLEALEENTFGPDSVELRLRRGDETLSLQVPLRPLGVKVRPDLSPEVLALYSEGSSLLESGVVDEAIAKWTEAADLAEREVDKTSAAWLYRRVAGVSFDQRNWEKALKSNKHALELLSDSGDMAAVSDVLSSLGRCSRNLNDFEAAKEWYDKACEASESAGYELWLADMLTSVGIIADMRGDPRAVESYFLRALEIRERLAPDSLALAASLNNLGIAARGRGNLQAAEEYYERSLEIKERLAPNSLGVAASLNNLGIIADMRGDPGAAESYFLLTLEIRERLAPNSLAVAASLNNLGIAAGGRGNLQAAENYYARALEIKERLAPGSLDVAMSLNNLGNVASNRGDLQGAEEYYSRALAIRERLAPNSLAVAASLFSLGIVAADRGNFQAAEEYYRRALAIQERLTPDSFDVADTYNNMGIVAYDLGDLQAAEEYYKRALATYERLAPDSLDVAASLNNLGNVAWARGDLQAAAEYDKRAMAVYERVAPDSLHVAASLHNLGVIAGSRGNLEAEEEYHKRALAIKERLAPDSLDVASTLSSLGHVAWESGDLQAAEEYERRALAIYERLAPDSLDVADSLKNLGVVAYGTDNFADAVQYYSQAIEIIESQRQQIRSAEARSLLLGSKFTAYALLVRAHVALADGTAAFDLVERSRARGLLDEISERGLDFAADAPQELVEEQDEIDARRASTYSMLAKLAGGAGSPEAEDLRAEILRLGVQQRELDAEFRRQSPKYASVQYPQPLDLEGSQAALDEGTLLLTYFVDKEETYLFTLLGGEKPRKEREFGLKLYRLNVGAEELQQLVTDFRYAIVALGAVVQKGKGLYDLLVRPAESEIEKAERVLVCPDGPLHNLPFAALVANVKDASTSKSSQSETARGGWRSGQRRSEFAGVGALADKEDPRALANARFFGETKPLHTIVSMTVYAETRLQWEESPKEYEYELLAFGDPAYGEHSNGQEAEADENFRTRRSQLRQQELSRLPFTLLEVESIAALFGDAAVVRLGTKATETEAKKLSAKARIVHFASHGLLDDEDPLASGIALLASDDDDGILQAWEIFESFRLNADLVVLSACETALGETTKNEGVVGLTRALQYAGARSIVVSLWSVQDDSTSDLMVAFYTELLKGAAKDVALQRAMASVREDATWRHPFHWAPFMLVGDWR, encoded by the coding sequence ATGATGATGCGGATACTGCCGACGCTGGCTGCTGGGATCGCCGTTGCTTGTGCGTCCTTGTCTGCCTCGGGCCTATTCTCGGTTGGAAGCGACCTGTCGCAGGCCGTGCTGGTGAAGGGGCTGATCGTGGAGAGCGTGGAGGCGGGCTCCACGGGGGAGAAGGCGGGGATCGAGGTCGAGGACCGGCTGCTGGAGTATGACGGCAAGCCGCTGACCTCGCCAGCGAAGCTGGAGGCGTTGGAGGAGAACACGTTCGGTCCAGATAGCGTGGAGTTGCGACTGCGGCGAGGGGATGAGACGCTGAGCCTGCAGGTGCCGCTGAGGCCATTGGGCGTCAAGGTCCGGCCCGATCTTTCGCCCGAGGTACTGGCGCTGTACTCCGAAGGCTCTTCGCTGCTCGAGTCGGGCGTTGTGGATGAGGCGATCGCGAAATGGACCGAGGCAGCGGATCTGGCGGAGAGAGAGGTCGACAAAACGTCTGCGGCCTGGCTATATCGCCGGGTGGCCGGGGTCTCGTTCGACCAGCGGAACTGGGAAAAGGCGCTTAAATCCAACAAGCACGCTCTGGAACTGTTGTCGGATAGCGGAGATATGGCGGCAGTATCGGATGTTCTGTCATCCCTCGGTCGATGCAGCCGGAACCTGAATGATTTTGAGGCGGCCAAGGAGTGGTATGACAAAGCTTGCGAAGCAAGTGAAAGTGCAGGATACGAACTCTGGTTAGCGGACATGTTAACGAGTGTGGGCATCATCGCAGACATGCGTGGCGACCCTCGGGCAGTGGAATCGTATTTCCTGCGCGCACTGGAGATCAGGGAGCGTCTCGCTCCCGATTCGCTCGCCTTGGCCGCAAGCCTCAACAACCTGGGGATCGCCGCACGCGGCCGAGGGAACCTGCAGGCGGCAGAGGAGTATTACGAGCGCTCGCTGGAAATCAAGGAGCGTCTCGCTCCCAATTCGCTCGGCGTGGCCGCAAGCCTCAACAACCTGGGCATCATCGCAGACATGCGCGGCGACCCAGGCGCAGCGGAATCGTATTTCCTGCTAACACTGGAGATCAGAGAGCGTCTCGCTCCCAATTCGCTCGCCGTTGCCGCGAGCCTCAACAACCTGGGGATCGCCGCAGGTGGCCGAGGGAACCTACAGGCGGCGGAGAACTATTACGCGCGTGCGTTGGAAATCAAAGAACGTCTGGCCCCCGGTTCGCTCGACGTGGCAATGAGCCTCAACAACCTGGGCAACGTCGCTTCCAACCGTGGCGACCTTCAGGGGGCGGAGGAGTACTACAGCCGCGCGCTGGCGATTAGGGAGCGTCTCGCCCCCAATTCGCTCGCCGTGGCCGCAAGCCTCTTTAGCCTGGGCATCGTCGCCGCCGACCGTGGCAACTTCCAGGCGGCGGAGGAGTATTACAGGCGCGCGCTAGCGATTCAAGAGCGTCTTACTCCAGATTCTTTCGACGTGGCAGATACCTACAACAACATGGGTATCGTCGCGTACGATCTTGGCGACTTACAGGCGGCCGAAGAGTATTACAAGCGCGCACTGGCAACTTATGAGCGTCTCGCTCCCGATTCACTAGACGTGGCCGCTAGCCTCAACAACCTGGGCAACGTGGCATGGGCGCGCGGGGATCTGCAGGCGGCGGCGGAGTATGACAAACGCGCGATGGCAGTTTACGAGCGTGTCGCTCCCGATTCGCTCCACGTTGCCGCGAGCCTACACAACTTGGGAGTCATCGCGGGATCTCGTGGAAACCTTGAGGCGGAGGAGGAGTATCACAAGCGTGCGCTCGCGATCAAGGAGCGTCTGGCTCCCGATTCGCTCGACGTGGCGTCGACCCTCAGCAGTCTGGGTCACGTAGCATGGGAGAGTGGGGATCTGCAGGCGGCGGAGGAGTATGAAAGACGCGCGCTGGCAATCTATGAGCGTCTCGCTCCCGATTCGTTAGACGTGGCCGACAGCCTCAAGAACCTGGGCGTTGTCGCATACGGCACGGATAACTTCGCCGATGCAGTTCAGTACTACTCGCAAGCGATCGAGATCATCGAGTCGCAGAGGCAGCAGATACGCTCCGCTGAGGCCCGTTCTCTGTTGCTGGGTAGTAAATTCACGGCGTATGCGCTGCTGGTCCGCGCGCACGTGGCGCTCGCGGATGGAACTGCGGCCTTCGACCTTGTCGAGCGGAGCCGCGCACGCGGGCTGTTGGACGAGATCAGCGAGCGAGGATTGGACTTCGCGGCAGACGCGCCGCAAGAGCTGGTTGAAGAACAGGACGAAATTGACGCGAGGAGGGCTTCCACCTACTCCATGCTCGCCAAGCTCGCCGGCGGAGCCGGCTCGCCTGAGGCAGAGGATCTGCGGGCGGAAATACTGAGGCTCGGCGTCCAGCAGCGCGAGCTGGACGCCGAGTTCCGCAGGCAGTCGCCGAAGTACGCGTCGGTCCAGTACCCGCAACCCCTCGACCTCGAAGGTTCGCAGGCGGCGCTCGATGAGGGGACGTTGCTGCTCACCTATTTCGTGGACAAGGAGGAGACCTACCTCTTCACGCTCCTGGGCGGTGAAAAACCCCGAAAGGAAAGAGAGTTCGGCCTCAAGCTGTACCGTTTGAACGTCGGCGCCGAGGAACTGCAGCAGCTCGTCACCGATTTCAGATACGCGATCGTTGCGCTGGGGGCGGTCGTGCAGAAAGGAAAGGGGCTCTACGACCTTCTGGTCCGGCCAGCCGAGTCCGAAATAGAAAAAGCCGAGCGCGTCCTTGTCTGTCCCGACGGCCCCCTCCACAACCTGCCGTTCGCTGCGCTGGTCGCCAATGTCAAAGATGCCAGCACGAGCAAAAGCAGCCAAAGTGAAACCGCGCGGGGCGGCTGGCGTTCAGGACAAAGACGCAGCGAGTTCGCGGGAGTAGGGGCATTAGCGGACAAGGAGGATCCTCGGGCCCTCGCAAACGCCCGCTTCTTCGGAGAAACGAAGCCTCTGCACACCATCGTCTCGATGACGGTCTACGCGGAGACCCGCCTGCAGTGGGAGGAATCCCCGAAGGAGTATGAGTACGAGCTGCTCGCCTTCGGCGATCCCGCGTACGGAGAGCATTCCAACGGGCAGGAGGCAGAGGCCGACGAGAACTTTCGCACACGGCGCAGCCAGCTAAGGCAACAGGAGCTGTCCCGCCTTCCGTTCACGCTGCTGGAAGTGGAGTCCATCGCCGCGCTGTTCGGCGACGCCGCGGTAGTCCGTCTGGGCACGAAGGCGACTGAGACGGAGGCGAAGAAGCTGTCCGCAAAGGCGCGCATCGTACACTTCGCCAGCCACGGGTTGCTGGACGACGAAGACCCGCTAGCGTCCGGCATCGCACTGTTGGCATCGGATGACGATGACGGCATCTTGCAGGCCTGGGAGATATTCGAGAGCTTCCGATTAAACGCAGACCTCGTAGTGCTCAGCGCGTGCGAGACCGCGCTCGGCGAAACCACCAAGAACGAGGGCGTGGTCGGCCTTACGCGCGCGCTGCAGTACGCGGGCGCGCGCAGCATCGTCGTGAGCCTGTGGAGCGTTCAAGACGACAGCACTTCAGATCTGATGGTCGCGTTCTACACGGAGCTGCTAAAGGGCGCGGCGAAGGACGTCGCCCTGCAGCGCGCGATGGCGTCGGTCCGCGAAGACGCGACATGGCGGCACCCGTTCCACTGGGCGCCGTTCATGCTCGTTGGGGATTGGCGATAG
- a CDS encoding caspase family protein: MRIAQSVLARLHRPALALCGSVILVALTATSLPATNPVSRDLATEPTKIAILIGVSYKLCEGNPKMLHTAQDVEALKVVLEKERFGFQVFTFVTPEETTKDAILNGIRDIAKKHVKPGGVLFIHFSGHGKQVRDESGDEAIDGKDEAFVPSDVWQDGVKKRYILDDDIAVLLKELEQFQTLQTLLTFDSCFSGSMMRGGPLARGDIDQESAGDAIVDTSFLLDEMSGAIVMSAARSNERAYELRNEKIGAFTFALASALESSAGPDTTIEEILGKVRRVLMSKGHTQEPQVEGDRTRIIFAGGTKQRPTSWPAGLNGNTVLLRAGTVHGITVGSVLLGCQLGTFSPNDDDEAVIGKFEVTKAGMLESELEPLDKGIFDSIPKKFVTFMYERSVATDQTRVYSDIEELRLALSQRLDDKRFAVTADDLIADLSIVPASEQGSGRVSLARFGAVIPLIQADKSYVTSVDPNTDEGIGILTDAINRFRLAQRFAVLENPEETRLVSLLRVTPCAVEYRTLEYDVSGGETKEGRFLCYVADLPRQSGNADKAVVMEPGSYFTIRVKNLSPRETYYHILSIDPAFSTHVLWPPRNQSNEPAQPLDELAIKDDLVGWKQFMVNREVRGTVVGKVALYKVGEAGGNETIKVILATRDIGIHGAIAGTGPRRGDALSSLLQDALPGTQRTSPLRGWGATEMTFVVGKKRPAD, translated from the coding sequence ATGCGAATCGCTCAATCAGTCCTCGCGCGTCTCCATCGGCCAGCGCTGGCCCTGTGTGGTTCCGTCATTCTCGTGGCGCTGACCGCCACCTCTCTGCCGGCCACGAATCCCGTTTCGCGGGATTTGGCAACGGAGCCCACCAAGATCGCCATATTGATCGGCGTCTCTTACAAATTGTGTGAAGGCAATCCCAAAATGCTACACACCGCGCAAGATGTCGAGGCGCTGAAAGTCGTTTTAGAGAAGGAGCGGTTCGGATTCCAGGTGTTCACTTTTGTCACTCCAGAAGAAACCACAAAGGATGCAATCCTGAACGGAATCAGAGACATCGCCAAGAAACACGTCAAGCCGGGCGGAGTGCTGTTCATTCATTTTTCCGGCCATGGCAAACAGGTCCGCGATGAGAGCGGCGACGAGGCGATCGACGGAAAAGACGAGGCGTTCGTACCGTCTGACGTCTGGCAGGACGGAGTGAAGAAGCGGTACATACTCGATGACGACATTGCCGTGCTGCTAAAGGAGCTAGAACAGTTTCAAACACTGCAAACGTTGCTCACGTTCGACAGCTGCTTCTCTGGTTCGATGATGCGCGGTGGACCGCTGGCGCGGGGCGATATCGACCAAGAGTCAGCCGGTGATGCAATCGTGGATACAAGCTTTCTGCTTGACGAGATGTCGGGTGCGATAGTCATGTCGGCCGCTCGATCGAACGAAAGGGCGTATGAGCTTAGGAATGAAAAGATCGGAGCGTTTACGTTCGCGCTGGCGTCTGCACTGGAGTCTTCCGCTGGTCCAGACACCACGATTGAAGAAATTCTCGGAAAGGTAAGACGAGTCCTGATGTCGAAGGGGCACACCCAGGAGCCCCAGGTCGAGGGCGACAGAACCAGAATCATTTTTGCTGGGGGCACAAAGCAGCGTCCGACTAGCTGGCCTGCGGGGTTAAACGGCAACACCGTTCTGCTCCGGGCGGGCACAGTGCACGGGATCACAGTCGGCAGCGTACTGCTAGGATGCCAACTCGGCACATTCAGTCCCAACGATGACGATGAAGCCGTCATCGGTAAGTTTGAGGTCACGAAAGCTGGGATGCTGGAGTCGGAACTCGAGCCGCTCGATAAGGGCATTTTTGACTCGATACCGAAGAAGTTCGTCACCTTCATGTATGAGCGGTCTGTCGCGACAGATCAAACGCGTGTTTACTCCGACATAGAAGAACTGCGGCTAGCCTTGTCGCAGCGGCTTGACGATAAGAGGTTCGCCGTAACTGCCGACGACCTTATTGCAGACTTATCGATCGTGCCAGCCAGCGAGCAGGGGAGCGGTCGCGTGTCGCTAGCGAGATTTGGCGCAGTTATTCCGCTGATCCAGGCAGATAAGAGCTATGTGACCTCAGTTGATCCAAACACGGATGAAGGCATCGGTATTCTCACGGATGCGATCAATAGGTTCAGGCTAGCGCAAAGGTTTGCCGTGCTGGAGAATCCGGAGGAGACCCGGCTCGTCTCGCTACTCCGCGTCACTCCTTGCGCGGTCGAGTACCGGACGCTCGAGTATGACGTCTCCGGCGGAGAAACAAAGGAGGGAAGATTCTTGTGCTATGTTGCCGACTTACCAAGACAGTCTGGAAACGCCGACAAAGCGGTCGTAATGGAGCCGGGTAGCTACTTTACGATCAGAGTCAAGAACCTGTCTCCACGTGAAACGTACTACCATATTCTATCGATCGATCCTGCGTTTAGCACTCATGTTCTCTGGCCTCCTAGAAACCAAAGCAACGAACCAGCCCAACCACTGGATGAACTTGCGATCAAAGATGACTTGGTCGGCTGGAAACAGTTCATGGTCAATCGGGAAGTTCGAGGAACAGTCGTAGGAAAAGTAGCGTTGTATAAAGTCGGCGAAGCGGGCGGAAACGAGACTATCAAAGTGATTCTCGCCACCCGTGACATTGGAATTCACGGGGCTATCGCAGGGACCGGGCCTCGCAGGGGCGACGCGTTGAGCTCGCTGCTGCAAGATGCTCTACCGGGCACGCAGCGCACTTCCCCGTTACGAGGCTGGGGCGCGACCGAGATGACGTTCGTCGTTGGCAAGAAGCGTCCGGCCGACTAG